Proteins from one Paenibacillus amylolyticus genomic window:
- the minD gene encoding septum site-determining protein MinD: MGEAIVITSGKGGVGKTTTSANIGTALALLGKKVCLVDTDIGLRNLDVVMGLENRIIYDLCDVADGRCRLNQALVKDKRFEELYMLPAAQTRDKNSVSPEQVKDIILELKKDFEYVIIDCPAGIEQGFKNAVAGADQAIVVTTPENAAVRDADRVIGLLESSHIQSPKLVVNRIRNNMVKSGDMLDIDGILQVLNIDLIGIVPDDELVIKAANSGEPTVMNPDSLAAIAYRNIARRILGDTVPLMQLEQKKGAFSRFKKFFGMG; this comes from the coding sequence ATGGGAGAGGCGATCGTGATCACTTCGGGTAAAGGCGGCGTGGGTAAAACAACCACCTCAGCAAACATCGGGACAGCGCTGGCGCTGCTCGGCAAAAAGGTTTGTCTGGTAGATACCGATATCGGCCTTCGTAATTTGGATGTCGTGATGGGACTCGAAAACCGTATTATTTACGATCTGTGCGACGTTGCGGACGGCCGTTGCCGTCTGAATCAGGCTTTGGTCAAAGACAAGCGTTTCGAAGAATTATACATGTTGCCTGCGGCGCAGACGAGAGACAAAAACTCAGTATCGCCAGAACAGGTGAAGGATATTATCCTTGAATTGAAAAAAGATTTTGAATACGTCATTATTGATTGCCCGGCCGGGATCGAGCAGGGATTCAAAAATGCGGTAGCAGGAGCAGATCAGGCCATCGTGGTCACTACACCGGAAAATGCTGCAGTACGTGATGCGGATCGCGTTATCGGGCTGCTGGAGAGTTCGCACATTCAATCACCTAAGCTGGTGGTGAATCGAATTCGCAATAATATGGTTAAATCAGGTGACATGTTAGATATCGATGGTATTTTACAAGTACTTAATATTGACCTGATTGGCATCGTGCCTGATGATGAACTGGTCATCAAAGCAGCCAATTCAGGAGAACCTACGGTCATGAATCCAGATTCACTTGCAGCGATTGCATATCGGAATATTGCACGTCGCATTCTGGGAGATACGGTTCCATTAATGCAGCTGGAGCAAAAAAAAGGCGCTTTTTCTCGTTTCAAAAAGTTCTTCGGAATGGGTTAA
- the rplU gene encoding 50S ribosomal protein L21: protein MYAIIETGGKQYKVQEGDVLFIEKLTANDGESVTFDRVLAVSNDQGLTAGTPLVSGATVTAKVEKHGKGQKVIVYKYKPKKNYHVKQGHRQPYTKVTIESIKA, encoded by the coding sequence ATGTACGCAATTATTGAAACAGGCGGCAAACAGTACAAAGTCCAAGAGGGCGATGTTCTGTTCATCGAGAAATTGACTGCGAACGATGGCGAAAGCGTAACGTTCGACCGTGTCCTGGCTGTATCTAACGATCAAGGTTTGACAGCAGGTACACCATTGGTTTCTGGAGCTACTGTAACGGCTAAAGTGGAGAAACATGGCAAAGGACAAAAGGTTATCGTATACAAATACAAACCTAAAAAGAACTACCATGTGAAGCAAGGTCACCGTCAACCGTACACTAAAGTAACTATCGAATCAATCAAAGCGTAA
- the mreD gene encoding rod shape-determining protein MreD gives MVTRKQVLFLLLFVLFIAEGTILPLLIPSGWQMRISANLVYIVILFIAVYHHRHTALVLGIFFGLLHDVVFYGEMIGPYGFSMGLSAYMMGLIFQAPRAPLPVMVSVVILGSLLNDTMLFFLYKLFQLNHVTFDWALIEYMIPNLFIHFVFALIIYVPLRKQLERIGKRRSKTEEAS, from the coding sequence ATGGTGACGCGCAAGCAAGTCTTGTTCCTGTTGCTATTCGTTTTGTTCATTGCGGAAGGCACGATTTTGCCGCTGCTCATTCCTTCTGGCTGGCAGATGCGCATTTCTGCCAATCTGGTCTATATCGTCATTTTGTTTATCGCTGTATATCATCATCGGCACACGGCACTAGTGCTTGGGATATTTTTTGGACTATTGCATGACGTTGTATTCTACGGTGAGATGATTGGACCTTATGGATTCTCGATGGGATTATCAGCTTACATGATGGGACTCATTTTTCAAGCACCGCGTGCACCACTGCCGGTTATGGTATCGGTTGTCATTTTGGGAAGTCTGCTCAATGACACCATGCTGTTCTTCCTGTACAAGCTCTTCCAACTTAACCACGTGACCTTTGACTGGGCGTTGATTGAATACATGATTCCTAATTTGTTCATTCATTTTGTGTTTGCCTTGATCATATATGTCCCGCTTCGGAAACAACTGGAGCGGATTGGCAAGAGACGGAGCAAGACAGAAGAAGCTTCCTAA
- the mreC gene encoding rod shape-determining protein MreC, with translation MFELFKLLGNKRLFVLLVGLVTFIALMGFTLSPRTTLSWPEKFLKDSVGFVQYVFYKPASYVAGFFKDVANMRTVYQENEELRIAMGHYTRDRLKYNDMEQVNEQLQKALNFTEEQKNRYNYGSRIAQVISANSDPNSRTINIDIGENAGIKPGMAVTSQEGLVGVISHVSSYTSTVNLLTSMDANDPTSNAIAATAVGKEKVFGMIESYDPKTGMLKMTKISEDSNIKEGDEIISSGIINNFPKYMRIGEVKSVEKSEYGLTKTATIEPYASFLDWKELIVIIPPEVKE, from the coding sequence GTGTTCGAACTGTTTAAACTGCTAGGCAACAAAAGACTTTTTGTTTTGCTGGTGGGCCTTGTTACATTTATCGCGTTAATGGGCTTTACGCTCAGCCCGCGAACCACTCTATCCTGGCCGGAGAAATTCCTGAAGGATTCAGTTGGATTTGTACAATACGTATTTTACAAGCCCGCTTCCTATGTAGCGGGCTTTTTCAAAGATGTAGCGAACATGCGTACGGTATATCAAGAGAATGAAGAGCTTCGTATCGCAATGGGGCACTATACCCGGGACCGGCTGAAGTACAATGATATGGAGCAAGTGAATGAGCAGCTTCAGAAAGCGCTCAATTTCACCGAAGAACAGAAGAATCGGTATAATTACGGTTCACGAATTGCTCAGGTTATCAGTGCCAACTCGGATCCAAACAGCAGAACGATTAACATTGATATCGGTGAAAATGCGGGAATCAAGCCGGGGATGGCCGTGACCTCGCAGGAAGGGCTGGTCGGCGTGATCAGTCATGTCAGCTCATATACGTCAACCGTTAATCTGTTAACCTCCATGGATGCCAACGATCCGACATCCAATGCCATTGCAGCAACGGCTGTAGGTAAAGAAAAAGTATTTGGCATGATTGAGAGTTATGATCCGAAGACGGGCATGCTCAAGATGACCAAAATCTCGGAGGATTCAAACATCAAAGAAGGGGATGAAATTATTTCATCCGGAATTATCAATAACTTTCCGAAGTACATGCGGATTGGTGAAGTGAAGAGTGTTGAGAAAAGTGAGTATGGTTTAACCAAAACAGCTACAATTGAGCCATATGCAAGCTTCCTAGATTGGAAAGAGCTGATTGTCATTATCCCGCCTGAGGTAAAAGAATAA
- a CDS encoding Rne/Rng family ribonuclease, which yields MKQMIVHNEHNLMQMALLEEGKAVEFTAERTRERGLLGSFFKGRVVNVLPGMQAAFVDIGQKKNAFLYVDDVLHPHLEKQPKVKPSISELLRPGQEVIVQVLKEPVGGKGARVTTHYSLPGRWLVYMPIADYVAVSKKIAREGDRSRLKALGEQLRRDEEGLIIRTVSGEEQHDAIKSDLETLRAQWYLIREKADSLPSPSLLHRDHSMVQRIIRDVYTPGSDEVITDSEGQAREVKALLEEISPGHQPKVQVYRGTESIFAAYGVQEQLNKDFARKVWLPGGGYIVIDHTEALTVVDVNTGKYTGAGGDSLEETVTETNMQAAVEIARLMRLRDIGGMIIVDFIDMEEASNRYEVAATLESELKKDRTKAFVIGWTKLGLLELTRKKVREESTLPYVELCSSCHGTGKRYISPLH from the coding sequence ATGAAACAAATGATTGTACATAATGAACATAACCTCATGCAAATGGCGCTTCTGGAAGAAGGCAAAGCTGTGGAATTTACGGCAGAGCGTACACGCGAGCGTGGACTGCTGGGTTCCTTTTTCAAGGGACGGGTCGTGAATGTGTTACCAGGTATGCAGGCTGCTTTTGTGGATATCGGTCAGAAAAAGAATGCGTTTCTGTATGTGGATGATGTGTTACATCCCCATCTGGAGAAGCAGCCTAAGGTGAAGCCTTCCATCTCGGAGTTGCTTCGTCCAGGGCAGGAAGTCATTGTTCAGGTTCTGAAGGAACCGGTAGGAGGCAAGGGAGCCCGGGTGACGACGCATTATTCACTCCCGGGCCGCTGGCTTGTCTACATGCCTATTGCCGACTACGTAGCGGTATCCAAGAAAATTGCCCGTGAGGGAGATCGTTCCCGTCTCAAGGCACTTGGGGAGCAGCTGAGGCGGGATGAAGAAGGACTTATTATTCGAACCGTATCCGGAGAAGAGCAGCATGATGCCATAAAGTCGGACTTGGAAACATTACGCGCACAGTGGTATCTGATTCGTGAAAAAGCAGACAGCTTGCCTTCGCCAAGTCTATTGCATCGGGATCATAGCATGGTACAGCGAATCATCAGGGATGTATATACGCCAGGGAGTGACGAGGTCATCACGGATAGTGAAGGACAAGCCCGTGAGGTAAAGGCATTACTGGAAGAGATTAGTCCCGGTCATCAGCCGAAAGTACAGGTGTATCGGGGAACAGAATCCATCTTTGCTGCCTATGGTGTGCAGGAACAGTTGAACAAGGACTTTGCCCGTAAAGTGTGGTTACCGGGTGGCGGATATATTGTCATCGATCATACGGAAGCTCTGACTGTAGTCGATGTGAACACAGGCAAATATACGGGAGCCGGCGGTGACAGTCTGGAAGAGACCGTGACGGAGACCAACATGCAGGCAGCAGTAGAGATTGCCCGTCTGATGCGTCTGCGGGATATCGGTGGCATGATTATTGTCGACTTCATTGATATGGAGGAAGCCTCCAATCGGTATGAAGTTGCGGCAACCTTGGAGAGCGAGCTTAAGAAGGATCGGACCAAAGCGTTTGTAATCGGCTGGACCAAGCTGGGTTTGCTTGAACTTACCCGTAAGAAAGTGCGGGAAGAGAGTACATTGCCCTATGTGGAGCTGTGTTCTTCCTGTCATGGAACGGGAAAAAGATATATTTCACCTTTGCATTGA
- a CDS encoding M23 family metallopeptidase — translation MIFGGVWGLFQLDTSWTTSPKTVIADALHRDMDFASAAAWYERHFGGTPSFLPVLGHTTDAVNGSGIRQLLGKPISGTVVQPFALSMKGIEIVPDTAGAELVQVASADAGRVMEVIGDAASGFTVVIQHTGNVTAIYGRLNESEVNVNDWVEAGNPVGSLKAIGGQQPATLYFAVKEGEEYVDPAEVVALD, via the coding sequence TTGATATTTGGCGGAGTATGGGGGCTGTTTCAATTAGACACATCGTGGACAACATCCCCCAAAACAGTCATTGCCGATGCACTCCATCGAGATATGGATTTTGCCTCTGCAGCAGCTTGGTATGAGCGGCATTTTGGAGGAACGCCTTCGTTTCTGCCTGTACTTGGGCATACGACGGATGCTGTCAATGGTTCAGGGATTCGACAGCTACTGGGGAAACCCATCTCAGGAACTGTGGTACAACCGTTTGCACTGAGCATGAAGGGAATTGAGATCGTTCCGGATACCGCAGGGGCAGAACTTGTACAAGTTGCAAGTGCGGATGCTGGACGTGTCATGGAGGTTATCGGGGATGCAGCAAGTGGATTCACAGTTGTCATCCAGCATACCGGCAATGTCACGGCGATCTATGGTCGGCTGAACGAAAGCGAAGTGAATGTGAATGATTGGGTGGAAGCGGGAAATCCGGTGGGGAGTCTCAAGGCTATTGGTGGTCAACAACCGGCCACGCTCTATTTTGCGGTCAAAGAGGGCGAGGAGTACGTAGACCCAGCGGAAGTTGTTGCCCTTGATTAG
- a CDS encoding Maf family protein, which produces MDNTEQRPIILASTSPRRKELIASLHLAFDVIPSHANEDTPPEWTPEQTVQELALRKALAVYRGLEGREQEAIIVGSDTVVVLDGEILGKPVDEADAEHMLSRLQGRVHRVFTGVACIDAGNGQSVVHYRQTDVTMKELTDATIRAYVQTGEPSDKAGSYAIQGIGASLIDRIEGCYFNVVGLPLSLLSDMLDGFGVHVLPRA; this is translated from the coding sequence TTGGATAACACAGAGCAACGCCCTATTATTCTGGCCTCTACATCGCCTCGGCGCAAAGAACTGATCGCATCACTCCATCTAGCGTTTGATGTAATACCAAGTCATGCCAATGAAGATACACCACCAGAGTGGACACCTGAACAGACGGTACAGGAACTTGCTTTGCGCAAGGCACTAGCCGTGTATCGCGGGCTTGAAGGCCGCGAGCAGGAAGCCATTATTGTGGGTAGTGACACCGTTGTTGTTCTGGATGGTGAAATTCTGGGCAAACCCGTAGACGAAGCGGATGCTGAACATATGTTATCCCGGTTGCAGGGCCGCGTACATCGGGTGTTTACCGGGGTCGCCTGTATTGATGCAGGCAATGGGCAGTCTGTCGTTCATTACCGCCAGACCGATGTAACGATGAAAGAGCTGACGGATGCGACCATTCGTGCTTATGTGCAGACAGGTGAGCCTTCAGACAAGGCAGGATCTTATGCCATTCAGGGCATTGGTGCTTCACTGATCGACCGCATTGAAGGATGTTATTTTAATGTGGTTGGCCTGCCTCTATCCCTGCTGAGTGATATGTTGGACGGTTTTGGCGTCCATGTGTTGCCGCGAGCATGA
- a CDS encoding M50 family metallopeptidase, producing the protein MIRVWGVRITFHPFFVIIMMASLLTGHFIELITLFAIVFIHECGHAAAAALLGYRVLSIQMLPFGGVAVIEDGGTMTAYREIMIALAGPLQNMLMVGVVMLLKYSQLGDPVFLNYIIQGNLLIALFNLLPVLPLDGGKIVQAFVSLWAPYYTTLMWTYRISIVCSAGVIIYAIGRWITGDYGLPLNILLIGLFLFYSNLTDYRNVPYRFIRFLMNREGSFARHAATGSLAQPIISFPAKPLDTILRLLKRERYHMVYVMNRQGRIMAVLPEQRIIGSYFQQNGDKL; encoded by the coding sequence TTGATTAGAGTGTGGGGAGTCCGTATAACATTTCATCCGTTTTTTGTAATTATCATGATGGCCTCCCTTCTGACTGGACATTTTATTGAACTTATTACGTTGTTTGCGATCGTATTTATCCATGAATGTGGACATGCTGCTGCTGCGGCGCTTCTGGGCTATCGTGTCTTGTCGATCCAGATGCTTCCTTTTGGAGGCGTAGCGGTTATCGAAGATGGAGGTACGATGACGGCTTACCGGGAGATCATGATTGCTCTGGCAGGTCCATTACAAAACATGCTGATGGTTGGTGTGGTTATGCTGTTAAAGTATAGCCAGCTGGGCGACCCGGTTTTTCTCAATTATATCATTCAGGGGAACCTGCTCATCGCCCTTTTTAATCTGCTGCCAGTACTTCCTCTGGACGGAGGGAAAATTGTTCAGGCGTTTGTCAGTCTGTGGGCACCCTACTATACAACATTAATGTGGACATACCGAATCAGCATCGTGTGTAGCGCAGGGGTTATTATATATGCGATAGGCCGATGGATTACTGGAGACTACGGATTGCCGCTAAACATTCTGTTAATTGGCCTTTTTTTGTTCTATTCCAACTTGACGGATTACCGGAATGTGCCCTATCGCTTTATCCGTTTTCTCATGAATCGGGAGGGTTCGTTCGCTCGTCACGCGGCTACTGGCAGTTTGGCGCAGCCAATAATCTCATTTCCGGCGAAACCTTTGGACACTATTTTGCGTCTATTAAAGAGAGAAAGATACCATATGGTATACGTGATGAACAGACAGGGTCGAATTATGGCCGTCTTGCCTGAGCAACGGATTATCGGTTCCTATTTTCAGCAAAATGGTGATAAATTGTAG
- a CDS encoding rod shape-determining protein: MFGGFTKDLGIDLGTANTLVYVRGKGIVVREPSVVAIRTDTKSIEAVGESAKKMIGRTPGNIRAIRPMKDGVIADFDTTATMIKYFIREAQKQRSMFQRHPNVMVCVPSGITAVEQRAVEDATKQAGAREAYTIEEPFAAAIGADLPVWEPTGSMVVDIGGGTTEVAVISLGGIVTSRSVRVAGDEMDESVIQYIKRQYNLMIGERTSEQLKMDIGSAMPLEQVETMEIRGRDLVTGLPKTITITSDEISEALADTVNAIVEAVKVTLEKCPPELAADIMDRGIVLTGGGALLRNLDKLLAGETGMPVIVAENPLDCVAIGTGKALENIHLFKSRSSSAVRSKR; encoded by the coding sequence ATGTTTGGTGGGTTTACGAAGGATTTGGGTATTGACTTGGGGACAGCAAATACGTTGGTTTATGTACGAGGAAAAGGAATTGTGGTGCGCGAACCTTCGGTTGTCGCAATTCGTACAGATACAAAAAGTATCGAAGCAGTAGGTGAATCCGCCAAAAAAATGATTGGACGTACACCAGGTAACATTCGTGCCATTCGTCCAATGAAAGATGGCGTTATTGCCGATTTCGATACAACGGCAACGATGATCAAATATTTCATCCGTGAGGCGCAGAAACAACGCTCCATGTTCCAACGTCATCCAAACGTGATGGTATGTGTACCATCCGGGATCACGGCCGTAGAACAACGCGCGGTTGAAGATGCAACCAAACAGGCTGGAGCACGTGAAGCATATACAATTGAAGAGCCGTTTGCAGCTGCAATTGGTGCGGATCTGCCAGTATGGGAACCAACGGGTAGCATGGTTGTAGATATTGGTGGCGGTACAACGGAAGTGGCTGTGATCTCCCTTGGTGGTATTGTAACGAGCCGTTCGGTTCGTGTAGCAGGTGACGAGATGGATGAATCCGTTATCCAGTACATCAAACGCCAATACAATCTCATGATTGGTGAGCGTACATCGGAGCAATTGAAGATGGACATCGGATCAGCAATGCCATTGGAGCAAGTAGAAACGATGGAAATCCGTGGACGTGACCTCGTTACAGGTCTGCCGAAGACCATTACGATTACTTCGGACGAGATCAGCGAAGCGTTGGCTGATACGGTGAACGCTATTGTTGAAGCGGTAAAAGTAACACTCGAGAAATGCCCGCCTGAACTTGCAGCCGATATCATGGATCGTGGGATCGTTCTTACAGGTGGTGGGGCATTGCTTCGCAACCTGGACAAGCTTCTGGCTGGTGAGACAGGAATGCCTGTCATTGTGGCTGAGAATCCGCTGGATTGTGTAGCGATCGGAACAGGTAAAGCGCTAGAGAATATTCATTTGTTCAAAAGCAGAAGCAGTTCGGCAGTTCGTTCCAAACGTTAA